A single region of the Melospiza melodia melodia isolate bMelMel2 chromosome 7 unlocalized genomic scaffold, bMelMel2.pri SUPER_7_unloc_1, whole genome shotgun sequence genome encodes:
- the LOC134432817 gene encoding zinc finger protein 436-like produces RRRSQSWELVLHEQLHDGEKSHTCVECGKSFRWNCDLIRHQRIHTGERPYECGECGKSFSQSSDLIVHQRIHTGERPYKCFKCGMCFSRSSSLVRHQRTHTGERPYECSKCGKGFQNSSDLLRHYLSHREERPFQCPDCGKGFKQNSTLITHRCIHTGERPYECDKCRKRFQNSSHFLQHYRIHTQERPFRCRDCGKGFKRNSTLVTHRRTHTGERPYECDKCGKRFQKSSNLLQHYWIHTAERPFQCPDCGKGCKCNSTLVTHRRIHTGERPFECSQCGKSFSSSSNLTRH; encoded by the coding sequence cggagacggagccagagctgggagctggtgctccatgagcagctccatgatggggagaagtcccacacgtgcgtggagtgtgggaagagcttcaggtggaactgcgacctgatcaggcaccagaggatccacactggggagaggccctatgagtgtggggagtgtgggaagagcttcagccagagctccgacctgattgtgcaccagaggatccacacgggggagaggccgtACAAGTGTTTCAagtgtgggatgtgcttcagccggagctccagcctggtccggcaccagaggacccacactggggagaggccctacgagtgttccaagtgtgggaaggggtttcagaacagctctgatctcctccggCACTATCTGAGTCACAGGGAGGAAAGGcctttccaatgccccgactgtggAAAAGGATTCAAGCAGAattccaccctcatcacccaccggtgcatccacactggggagaggccctacgagtgtgataaatgcaggaagaggtttcagaacaGCTCCCATttcctccagcactatcggattcacacacaggagaggcccttccgctgccgcgactgcgggaagggattcaagcgcaactccaccctcgtcacccaccggcgcacccacactggggagaggccctatgagtgtgataaatgcgggaagaggtttcagaagagctccaatctcctccagcactattggattcacacagcggagaggcccttccaatgccccgactgcgggaagggatgcaagtgcaactccaccctcgtcacccaccggcgcatccacactggggagaggcccttcgagtgttcccagtgtgggaagagcttctccagcagctctaacttgacccgacac